The following is a genomic window from Onthophagus taurus isolate NC chromosome 1, IU_Otau_3.0, whole genome shotgun sequence.
TTGAATTTTATTGTAGCGGCTCTACTGATGACTTACGTAACTTTGAGGCAAGGAAAAAGCAGGAAGGCAGTAAAAGGTGCCTCACCAAAGACACCTTAATactgttaaaaaaatagttaaatcCAGGCTACTTAGCGAAGATTGCAATTGCAATTACATACGTTTCAAAAAAGATCAGCAAAAATGATGCTACAACTTGCATTAAATATGGTCGTGGAAAGCATCATCACAGACTCTACGCAATTCTCCCAGAAATCACTGAACAAGCTGAAGATGGCCCTATTAGAATACATGGTACACTAAATACGAgctaaaaattacaaaaaaaaattattgacgtcATCGTTAAAAAaagacaaattttaattagccactttatttttaaggtCATTGcgtttcaaaaattgtttgcaTTTGAGCAAACTATTATACAccattataataattttataatgatgATTGATTTGTATTTCAATCTGTACGTAAttggaattaatttaatgGAAACAAGCACATTTTTATGTTCGTCGATTTAGCAGCAAAATGGTTCAgcctttaattaataattgtaagTGTTATATAGAGTGTATCTATAACATCAACAAACTTCAAAAGATGATTTTGTCTCCTTAGTATATTGTATAAAATATGTGGAGGATATTCTGTCGGACATTATCAATAACCAATTCGCTACCAAAATTAAATCAAGCAATTATTTTACCAACCTGTATAGTTTACTACATTAGCTTAAAACATAATCAGCATTATAAGCAATCAGATTATCGTCCGATTATCACCGATTATACCGTGTCACAATgatatttattgtttcaatTATTTGCTATATTGCCAAAGAGAACTTTCCCAAAggtaccgcactcatttgtaCTTCAGCAATGGAAAGGTATTCATCAGAATAAATAGGTTAACGAAGTGCATAAACAAACCAATGACTTCTATAAAAAGAATCGTGAACTCTACTACTAACAAGTGCGCCTGAGTAATGgacaataacactaaaaagtGAAGAATTCATAATCCCCCTCACAATTCATGATCACATAATCAATACCTACTCATAAAAGATTAATTCTCCAGATATAAAAAACAGACTTTGTTGTTATTTCCAAGTAAGCATTAAGGTTTTTTTCTCTGGAAACAAATTTACATGTACATAATTATGATGAGTTTTATACTACATTGTAGCGATCCTACTACATTTGACAGAGAATTACACGATTTATAGGCAACAGCATTATGTGTGCTACAACTTCGAATAGCATTAATGCCGTTGATTGGTAAACAGACTACAGTCAAGGAGTGTTGACGAAGCTTTAACGAACAAAAATAGAAGACTTTTAAGGGCTGATTATGGAAAGTAGAAGGCGAACAAACGTATAATATAActagattttttaaagatgagTAAGTAGGTAGTATGGCTTCCCGATTGGTGTAAAAATGAATAAGCTTCACTCCATAAAGTTCGGTGATCTCacgaaatttataaagaatgaAGAGCACAAAGGAattgagaaaagaaaagttacTCAAACTGATGACAAAGCATCGAAACGGTCAATGAAAAAAGGTAAAAGAGATTTGATGAAATGTGGAAGATTTGATTTACTCAGCCAACTACTTAGAAAGTGAAAACGGAAATAAAGgtaaaagataataataaagaaatggaAAAACCTGTCTATGTAAACCTCCTTCATCTATAGGCTTATAGATAATCGTGGAAATGGGAAAAGAAGTTGACGTAAAAATAGTGTAAAACAATAACACTAGCAAAAAGATCGAAATATTCTCTGCAAAACCTGAAAATGTTGGAAAAATAAGAAGTTTTGAGAGTATCCTAAGGAAACAAATCATAGAAGACTTCAGAATAGTAGTACAAGAGagaaaaatttcaatattaaagaaatgtgCCTATTAAGGCCGGCAAGAAAATCAAAGAAGAAATAACTGGATGCAAGACGATGCTTTAGATACCAACTGTTTACAGATGCAGCCAGAGATATTTGGCTGAATATGAAATGCAGAGATAGACATCATCAGCTAGAAACAAAAGAATGCGTCGGGTTGCTTACAACATCAGCCAGAAGTAGCCCTAAAAATCCAACAAATAGTAATGAATAGCAAAAAAGGAACTGTCGCAACGAAGGGTTATGCTCTGCATAAATGTAAAGGATAAAATGCGTTAGAAAAGACTAGATTAATTTCAGCGAAGAAACAGACTGAATTGTTTGCCTTGTGATGTATAACTGGATAAGGGTAATCCAAGAAATAGGTAGGTAAATATGGGAAAATGAACTGTAACAGTAATGTGAAAGCAACATGTTCACTTAAGGAGGTCGAATACCAAAGAATACTgcaaatgcaaaaaaaaacaagtgaaGATGTATAACAGGAACAGTAATGTCAAGATCACAACGTCAGAAGATGTGATGATAGTTTCCACTGTAGGTGTCGTCGAGATTATATCGATATATATAAGAAGaaagagaaagaaattaaGAGAATCAAAATCGCCAAAACAGaatataaattactttaatgtCACTTTTCTAGGTTGGTGGAGATTTTTGGAGGATCGAGTGTTTGAACTCTATGCATGCAGATTCACTGGCTAAAATTGTTCTGCAGTTTATAAAACTGAAGTAcaattaaaacgaaaagtgctgTAAAAAAGAAATGGAGCCAATTGAGGGATCTACAATATAGAAGAATGAACACAAGTcagtaaaaaaatgttaaaagagGATAAGGGTAATGCAGGAGAAAGCCTCACTATGGGTAGCTGAAGCTTTAAATGAAACCTTCCTGAAGAAGATAAGGCAGTCAGAAGCCAAGACGTTGTACGCAATGTAATCATTTGGAAACCCAGATCGACAATAAGAGAGGATTTGACGAAAACATTTAAGACAGATCCACAGAACGTTGAAATATATCCCTGCAGGAAATTCGGGCACATTCGAAATTATGGTAGATGAGACTACTTGGAAAATCGACAAGATATATCCACGTATAGCACCAGCAAACGACAGTCCTAAAAAAAAGGTACTGAAGATATTTCTGGGAATTTCGAGGTTATGGCATAACTAATGGTAGACGGTTGTTGCTAACAACCACAAAGCCTGTGAACAAGGCATCAAAGCGAGGGAAGTTTTTAGAACACAtgttttttactatttttatgaCTGTAAAGGATTTTGTGTCGAATTTGTCTAATCATAATAATCAATAGTCCAATAAGTAAATATCATCCACAAGATGACTTAGTTAGAAGAATGCAAGGatatatcaataattttcaatcacAATGAAAGCATCGGCAAAAACGCTTTGGTTTTTCGGCGGTATTGGGTATTGGGCCATCAAAATCCAAATGAAAAACAGATTTTACACACTACTGTATAAGAAGCGAGATTTTACATGCAAAAGATGAGTGTGGATACAAATAGCACAGGATCCTTTTCTGGACTTTAACTTCTTTAAGGGATCAATCACTAGGGACaaatattttggattttgtACAAAACGAACTCATTTCTTCTATAACGACCAAATTCCGGATAATATTCCACCATAATGTGGTGGAATTAAAATATGGCTGTTAGTTTCAACGAATTAATAACTGAACGCCCACCAATCTCATCCGGTTTGATTCCGCTGTACTTTTTCCTGAGGGATGTCTGAAAAGCAAGTCACAAGTGAAGTGAGGAATCAAGAGAAGGcattattatatatatgtatgaCTAAATTCAttgattaccatggttattTATGGCTACGACTATTTTGATCATTTCACACAAATTGGAACTAATTAAACATTAATGTTAtgtttctcgaaaattttcaaaataaaaatgagcTAATAAATCTGTAATAAATATAccaattgtatttaaaaaaaacatcaatgaCATCATAACTTTATCAATTATggcaaaaaaaattcaacataaagataaaaaatttaaaaaacctaTTTTGACCtgtttcaaacatttttaaccaaaatactACTTTACAGATGCACTTTAtactatattaattttataatgatattTGATTCGTGTTTCAAACTATGTACATAATTACAACCAAATTATCAAGGTACGTCGATCTAGATATATAAATTGGTTTggactttaattaattacgttAACCATTACAGTATATACGACATGTATAACAGCCTTGTACCATTTAGTATAACGCAGAGACGGTACGAGTAAGATGAAAGtgttattttatcaatttatatCAGTATATTGTCTGATCAAGGTGCGTGTTAATGtttcaatttaattcttttaatacataaaataatattttagaatctACTGGGAATACCTCCAGGTTTAGTTAAGAAAAGTTCATTTCCAGTTGGTTTACTAATACAATTATGTCTATTTACATTGACAATTGCAACCATGTTATCTTCGATTCTCTTATATATTACATTACAAACCTTTTTGTTTTGCATGGATTTGTGGCTAATGTGGAAATATGGTAAGAATTATGGTGGCAGATTAAAAGGACAGGATGCACAATTAGAATCGACTGAGGAGAAGGTATCGATTTCGGTTATGGTGATATTGAATCATAATGAAGATAATAATGTCCTATATAAACGATTAGAAGAAATGGCTAAAAACGTACATAACAGTTTTTACAAATTATCATGTGCCGTCGAAAAATGTTTGGGGTACCCGTATTACATAAAGAACCAAGTAACTGATAATGATTGCTTAGTTTATGCTAAAGTCAATGATAAAGAATATTTAACCCGCGATGAATTACTAGAATATATTCAAAAGAATTGTATGATCAATGTTATCAATCAAAAAAGGTTGTGGTTTGGTAGGATATTTACGCAACCCGTtaaatggaataaaaaaagtgaaacAATGAAACAAACAGCAATAATGTTAGTCTTCAGACATTGTTTGGCTGACGGAGTTTCGCTCATagggttattaaaaaattttatgattcgCGAAGAAAATCCCGAAGTTATGAAGCTTAATCCGAAATATACTACAAAACCGAATTTTTCATTTGACAATGCTTATATTTATCGAAATCCGTTAACTTGCGGACGAGATGAACCCAAATTTGATATACCAAACAGCGAACGtaatattgtattttatattgaagacgaaataaaatatgtgCCGTTGGTAAAAAAGATCAAAAACAAACTAGGGGTAggatttacagaaatattaATTGCGGGGTTAACTGCTAGTTTAGCGGACGTATTAGCGAGGAGGGGAAAAACTATGGATAAGTGCCAAACAGCAGTTTTATTCAGACCgattaatgaagatttagtTAGTATTGTTAACGGAACATATAATTACAGTAAACTTACGAATGATTCAGCAATAGTTATGATTAATACTCCAGTTACTATGGAAAAGGGAACCACTATGTTAGATCGAGTTAAATCTATTGGAATTGAGCTCGATAAAGCTAAATATTCTGTTGACAGCTTGGTAAGTATaacaatataataattgtgaacccatctaaaaaaattgcaatattaAGGTGTATTATGCAATTGGAAACTTAGGACATTTATTACCTGCTCCTATATTAAAACATGCCATGATCTTTGTTACGAATATATCAGCTGGTGCAACTAATGTTGGTGGATTAAAAGCTGGAACAATAGCTGGATGTGAAGTAGAAGCTGCAATGTCATACATAGCATTTTATTATAAGACATGTTTGTATCTGTTAATGTATTTAATCGGAACTATTAATTCTCATGGCATTTCTTTTAAAGGTTTTAGATTATCTATATTTTCGAAAGGTGATCGCTTTCAATTAGCACTCACAATGAGAGAAAATGTAGTGTACAACCGAAAAGATGCTCAAGAAGttattgataatatttttacGTTTGTTGATAATTTAAGTGAGGAGTTACAAATCCAATAATACATTTTGcataattactaattaataaGATGTATAAGTATATAAGAATAAATATTcggtaaatataataatacacAAAGTAGTATTGACATTTATTTAGCAGTAATAGAATCAGTATCGACGAAGTAATTCTAGTTTTCCCTAATAGGGGAATTTGAAggataatattgaaaatgaacGGAAGTTAAAACTTGAGCTGGTGCGCGTTTTAGCTTAATAAGTATAAAATTCGTTGGGTTTCTGCAAAAACCAGCTAAGTTTTTAATAGGCCATTTTAATGTAATGGGAGTTCCTTTATCAGTTACTTCAACAGTTTAAGTGGCATCTGTGGTGTGTTCTTGAAATGGGTGTCGACTTTGCAAGAATAAGATAATTGCTATGACgtgaatataaattaattacggTAATCATTAAAGTTACATTAACCTAATAATGTTACAAAAGCTATCttacagtttaaaattttgagcCAGGTTTAATGTGGTACTAGTATTTATACAGGATACTGTATAACAAATTAAGTGATTTTCAGGGCCGAATACTCAGACGGGGGTAAGTTGATGGTTCCCTTCCTTTGGTCACCCCATTTATTTCGCTCACGTATTTTGAAATAACTGATCTGTGGTCGCAACACTGAGCATTTCGTGTAACAATACCTGTTGGTGAAAGCAGTGATTGAGCAATCACCACGACGGTCTGTTCGAAGGCATGCTGTTGTATTGGGGATACCAGACCGCAGTGTAAAAAGGATCCTGTATTCCAATTTGAAATTTCATCCCTATAAATAATGAACTCTTGATACAGTTGTAGCCAAGAGACTAAGCCAATCGCCGAAATTTATGTGAGCAAATGCTTGCACAGATTACTCTACATGCAGCTTCCTTTAGTACCGACGAAGTGCACTTTCACCTTACTACAGTTTGCTGCTGGGCTGAATATAGCCCAGCAGCAAACTTCCAAATTTTTCACGAAATACTACTAAATTTAGGCAGTGTGGATTGTCATATCATAATTTGGCGTCATAGGCCCATACTTTTTTCAGCATGATATgtgaaaatattacaaaaattttctgcAGCTAAGAATGgagaaaattgttgaaaagtaAGATGCCATTATAACTCACACAGCTCGAAACTCACTAACAGCTTTGTGAAAAACTGTTGCCGGACATTTGGTCTCTCTGAGAGGTGATGTGGGGGTCGTTTAAACAGTCACCAGATTTAACCATATCTGACATCTTTCTGTGGGGATGTTTCAAAGTGTGGCCGTCTAAACTTACTAGAACTAAGGGACCGGAATATTGAAGCTAAATAATGCTATAC
Proteins encoded in this region:
- the LOC111429423 gene encoding uncharacterized protein; translation: MKVLFYQFISVYCLIKNLLGIPPGLVKKSSFPVGLLIQLCLFTLTIATMLSSILLYITLQTFLFCMDLWLMWKYGKNYGGRLKGQDAQLESTEEKVSISVMVILNHNEDNNVLYKRLEEMAKNVHNSFYKLSCAVEKCLGYPYYIKNQVTDNDCLVYAKVNDKEYLTRDELLEYIQKNCMINVINQKRLWFGRIFTQPVKWNKKSETMKQTAIMLVFRHCLADGVSLIGLLKNFMIREENPEVMKLNPKYTTKPNFSFDNAYIYRNPLTCGRDEPKFDIPNSERNIVFYIEDEIKYVPLVKKIKNKLGVGFTEILIAGLTASLADVLARRGKTMDKCQTAVLFRPINEDLVSIVNGTYNYSKLTNDSAIVMINTPVTMEKGTTMLDRVKSIGIELDKAKYSVDSLVYYAIGNLGHLLPAPILKHAMIFVTNISAGATNVGGLKAGTIAGCEVEAAMSYIAFYYKTCFRLSIFSKGDRFQLALTMRENVVYNRKDAQEVIDNIFTFVDNLSEELQIQ